A window of the Vanessa cardui chromosome 12, ilVanCard2.1, whole genome shotgun sequence genome harbors these coding sequences:
- the LOC124534153 gene encoding prostatic spermine-binding protein-like has protein sequence MSGIKLDSVTPRKPDESEQYSFRIDFGINDDDADDKADGDDDYDADDNDDDDVDDDDVDDDDDDNDDSDDDDVDEVYNVDDNDDHDDDDDEDNDDIDDDDENDDDADDNDDDDDQDNDDDDDHDYGDNDNDIDDDDDGLVRLTDFSHYNTITLK, from the exons ATGAGTGGCATCAAATTAGACAGCGTGACGCCGAGGAAGCCAGACGAGTCTGAGCAGTATTCATTCAG AATTGATTTTGGGATAAACGACGATGACGCTGACGATAAAGCTGACGGTGACGATGACTATGACGCTGACGataatgatgacgatgatgtTGATGACGACGATGTCGATGACGACGACGATGATAATGACGATAGCGATGACGATGATGTTGATGAAGTCTACAACGTTGACGATAATGACGACCATGACGATGACGACGACGAAGATAATGACGATATCGATGATGACGACGAGAATGACGATGACGCTGACGATAACGATGACGACGACGATCAAGATAACGATGATGATGACGACCATGATTACGGTGACAATGACAATGACATTGACGATGACGATGATGGTCTTGTCCGCTTGACCGATTTCAGCCATTACAATACCATTACTTTGAAATGA